One Lycium barbarum isolate Lr01 chromosome 5, ASM1917538v2, whole genome shotgun sequence genomic window carries:
- the LOC132639364 gene encoding uncharacterized protein LOC132639364 has protein sequence MQALVGGSSGASQYYSGQPGCSQARTPDYDGYSTSSTSIQRLMLDRGCFECGEMGDFKRNCPRLRQGGQSTQFQDPRAPASGRRGGSYGGNCTQSGRGSHSANRGGTQPNRGRFQSGRGGHQPDRGGA, from the coding sequence ATGCAAGCTTTGGTTGGAGGCTCATCTGGGGCTAGTCAGTACTATTCCGGTCAGCCAGGGTGTTCGCAGGCTAGAACTCCAGATTATGATGGTTATTCGACTTCATCAACTTCTATTCAGCGTCTGATGCTAGACCGCGGATGCTTTGAGTGTGGTGAGATGGGTGATTTCAAGCGAAATTGTCCCAGACTTAGGCAAGGTGGCCAGAGTACTCAGTTTCAGGATCCCAGAGCTCCAGCATCAGGTAGAAGGGGAGGATCTTATGGGGGTAACTGTACTCAGTCTGGGCGTGGCAGTCACAGCGCTAATAGAGGTGGCACCCAGCCTAACAGAGGACGATTTCAGTCTGGTAGAGGTGGACATCAGCCCGACAGGGGTGGAGCTTAG